Proteins encoded together in one Gadus chalcogrammus isolate NIFS_2021 chromosome 18, NIFS_Gcha_1.0, whole genome shotgun sequence window:
- the LOC130370862 gene encoding uncharacterized protein C2orf16 isoform X2, producing the protein MPSERSGSPSSASGSQSGPSKPPPVLPKSEKALMKAMKLTTRRIKKEEGQKKPSQKSSSSSRKPRAVKHSADNPGNVQTEDKPSTTSRRHTEKRSQSINKEHAQNIEERYHPNESSRHHRHTKTKTEEAQYPQRAQGSDRLDRSQVVRSDYKAGTQDRKESSGRSVDRLPDVILTEREGRSSDRHHHPRDKPERRNYSSDRVISNVPVYKAQVSESRPAVDRQSKRSQSVDRHVRDHAERRASADMSVNTSEMTETRNQRIEKSIMEELQQRGRAKEKAGRGGDVTVKRSHSIDAYATEAPRPANLSRQSSYSGQQLSRQSSVEHTIVTQSIPMTQRKLLQDPDSGQYFFVDMPIQVKTKTFYDPETGNYLQLPVQPPEGAIPQAPTMEVLNTPMVLYHGFVPVPMTSISHKSVVQASQMEQDEFERRQNERSRQVYSNEGRPYLEPVYGQHDHMLGDFLGVEELDCAS; encoded by the coding sequence ATGCCCAGCGAGAGGTCGGGCTCTCCGTCCAGTGCCagcggcagccaatcagggccTTCCAAACCTCCCCCGGTTTTACCTAAATCGGAGAAGGCCCTTATGAAAGCAATGAAGTTGACCACCAGAAGGATTAAGAAAGAAGAGGGCCAGAAAAAGCCATCTCAGAAGTCGTCAAGCAGCAGCAGAAAGCCCAGGGCGGTTAAACACAGCGCTGATAACCCAGGAAATGTACAGACCGAGGACAAACCCTCTACCACCTCCAGAAGACACACTGAAAAGCGGAGCCAGAGCATCAACAAGGAGCACGCGCAAAATATTGAAGAAAGATACCATCCCAACGAGAGCAGTCGTCATCACAGGCACACCAAGACTAAGACTGAGGAAGCCCAATATCCACAGAGAGCCCAAGGCAGCGATCGACTGGATCGCAGCCAAGTGGTCCGATCCGACTACAAGGCAGGAACgcaggacaggaaggagagcaGTGGCCGCAGCGTTGATCGACTTCCTGACGTCATTTTAACAGAACGGGAAGGCCGCAGCAGTGACCGGCATCATCATCCTCGCGACAAACCCGAACGTAGGAACTACAGCAGTGACAGGGTGATCAGCAATGTACCCGTATACAAAGCCCAAGTCAGCGAGAGTCGGCCAGCAGTAGACAGGCAGTCCAAACGATCCCAGAGTGTGGACAGGCATGTGAGGGATCACGCGGAGCGCCGAGCCAGTGCGGATATGTCGGTCAACACGTCGGAAATGACTGAAACGAGGAACCAGCGTATTGAGAAGTCCATCATGGAGGAGCTACAGCAGAGGGGTCGGGCCAAGGAGAAAGCCGGCAGAGGAGGAGACGTCACGGTGAAGAGAAGTCACAGCATCGACGCGTATGCCACCGAGGCGCCCCGCCCAGCCAACCTCTCCCGCCAGTCCAGCTACAGTGGTCAACAGCTGTCGCGTCAGTCCAGCGTGGAGCACACCATCGTGACTCAGTCCATCCCCATGACCCAGCGCAAACTCCTCCAAGATCCCGACTCAGGGCAGTACTTTTTCGTAGACATGCCCATCCAGGTGAAGACCAAAACCTTCTATGATCCAGAAACAGGGAACTATTTGCAGTTGCCTGTCcagccaccagagggcgccataCCTCAGGCGCCCACCATGGAGGTGTTAAACACCCCGATGGTGCTCTACCACGGATTTGTCCCGGTGCCCATGACATCCATATCCCATAAATCTGTCGTGCAGGCCTCCCAAATGGAGCAGGACGAGTTTGAACGGAGGCAGAATGAGAGGTCACGGCAGGTGTACAGTAACGAAGGCCGTCCCTATTTAGAACCAGTTTATGGTCAACACGACCACATGCTGGGAGACTTTCTGGGTGTAGAGGAGCTGGATTGTGCTAGCTGA
- the LOC130370862 gene encoding uncharacterized protein LOC130370862 isoform X1, translating into MTCVEKRHLGQRAGSMLHHRFPNGFTELLMDEADREVSTLTDRAFRSLCVGDDAVYNDEFTYGFSPFNCHKPLVGTPRKTKSKESKKQAQSQHHGSNGGKDLQQSMTQVSSFLKALSATEKGCKGILDNSVEQDSNGESWDKSALRSIRMELSDFSSDYHDTLADGHFGQNGRHRNPSGDGSSKKSGKDASKVRNGKSTIQLRKLNIKNFFLHSEFSPFQMWRDINRFPFGREEIVTSIPSDKIPKWYDSPLYRELAEAHRIDIFHAEDSQTCLKALAKEPSMSAEGVEPCQRVEAGPPPTPATKPHPPPPPPKVPPKPKVLLAEMRCSSNTSEANAAPWRQNKSRSRSALPVNLPNVIPPPQGRISKTIVESLRAESVVQVKQEAISVKVQAIEECCSAASTPFSICQLMTPLIPSRQPTETSEILQLALDLPLRPDSEARLGSETPIRREGYKSLASSILFNLKDNRKRVKSRYSPPKFRSSEMPDRDTQPPRVDNGGHTNMGSEGLASGLNTPAIFKEGWVSCSPVSKQANTPCVDAGKHDFCSPLSDDYLITNLLQTKREALGSRNLGEENYLAPVMQMKNHRSPMVIKKNYPSLNLYKKAFTADIGPGPPQAPQKALSVSPDNRRRLLKQTKEPLPDAPKGEAVNAALSPNIVQRLSPKIAADVKVPSPYKQEKESLAYKQYLPENTSSSETQSKDFAQFIAVNDKDASSHPLSTMDVINAARDAINAEKNKASHSSHIKNMISEPKRKLTKRNTDNSKEDIIEDRSAMDHHFHQNKTGGLNDIVSENTTVKRNPPPVPKRNFTKSDIIPTLEKLSDLPSPTDEYLIERDPCNAKNDYIPKYVSDSVRKDARKKHVFSARQNNYIKTQRHAEREDEQEEVHNECKNKVRIGLGKKEEMMRDSGHIINDLNALKELERARRGDVLDKARERRGSINIDEETKAKNDLISRELRNIKKGMLSMRGNTQAKRDMFTKKEQERNKQEGFPKLDNHVVLNKAIINDNYDRAKMALEEVISERQKYKSLKEKDTDPLLAENTAAEHDYAQSQEQRETVLQNFTADAKENQNGRMLALRDMELKERLGDLRDHNQIKHILSQTETRPGAGHQLCGMVPLPGINAVSGDLKKRLASNSNDLNNGIEQLNDARHIPDLELKNNLVRPKTSEENGKQLLKENKENLKTKDVPPVPPVPPRSKKGVTRKDEEDNIKESGSAMDGTEEDFSIKDGPKDKRPSITDVNTDSEREEQNRETFNHKLGKKNEKTNSTVEGHPILPECVTSSELRTKNVSVSPREERRKEITYSQESLCSLGSPRKVKRKAPLRPDDVCPVEPLNQESIVLTEKTGTTNLITAEADQTTKAEVIPDQVAAIDIPINIVSPLLLVNGYNINQSPPDQASLSSKSSYFSVESAGHRNNDVYHSLENLTAGLEENDGEPINVLGNLNNDSVSTGTELVSVWERETEVCKPLLKTPGTEKEEADREVGRHRAGEGGEGGIESLISQQTKEKTINSTPMSPASTLSSPSLDIPALFIVKDNTFSNKPVKPVHLWLPKEHLNGSELCAINHVKKNLPPGSNTAIGQ; encoded by the coding sequence ATGACCTGTGTGGAGAAGCGTCACCTGGGCCAGCGGGCGGGGAGCATGCTGCACCATCGCTTCCCCAACGGCTTCACCGAGCTGCTCATGGATGAGGCCGACCGGGAGGTCAGCACCCTGACGGACCGGGCCTTCCGGAGTCTCTGCGTGGGGGACGACGCCGTTTACAACGACGAGTTCACCTACGGATTTTCACCGTTCAACTGCCACAAGCCTTTAGTGGGGACGCCTCGCAAAACAAAGTCGAAGGAGTCTAAAAAGCAAGCGCAGTCGCAGCATCACGGCAGCAATGGCGGGAAAGACTTGCAGCAGAGTATGACCCAGGTGTCGTCTTTCCTGAAGGCATTGAGCGCCACGGAGAAAGGCTGCAAGGGAATATTGGACAATAGCGTCGAGCAGGACTCTAATGGAGAATCATGGGATAAATCGGCACTTCGTAGCATCCGGATGGAGCTCTCCGATTTTTCTTCGGATTATCACGACACGCTTGCGGATGGACATTTTGGGCAAAACGGCCGTCACCGAAATCCCTCTGGTGATGGCTCGTCGAAGAAGTCTGGAAAAGACGCCTCAAAAGTAAGGAATGGGAAGTCCACTATCCAACTGAGAAAACTGAATATTAAAAACTTTTTCCTTCATAGTGAATTTAGCCCTTTTCAGATGTGGAGGGACATCAACCGGTTCCCATTCGGGCGGGAGGAGATAGTTACTTCTATCCCCTCGGACAAGATCCCCAAATGGTATGATTCCCCACTCTACAGGGAGCTGGCAGAGGCCCATAGAATAGATATCTTCCATGCAGAGGATTCCCAAACATGTCTGAAAGCCCTTGCCAAAGAACCCTCTATGTCTGCAGAGGGGGTGGAACCGTGTCAGAGAGTTGAGGCTGGACCTCCTCCAACCCCTGCTACAAAacctcaccccccacctcctccaccaaagGTCCCACCAAAGCCCAAAGTCCTTCTGGCTGAAATGCGGTGCTCCTCTAACACAAGTGAAGCAAATGCTGCCCCCTGGAGGCAAAACAAATCAAGGTCAAGAAGCGCTCTTCCTGTTAATCTGCCTAACGTGATCCCCCCTCCTCAAGGTCGCATCTCCAAAACAATAGTGGAGAGTTTGAGAGCTGAGAGTGTCGTACAGGTGAAACAGGAAGCTATAAGTGTTAAAGTCCAAGCTATCGAGGAGTGCTGCTCTGCGGCCTCCACTCCGTTTAGCATCTGTCAGCTGATGACTCCTCTTATTCCATCAAGACAGCCGACGGAAACATCAGAGATTCTCCAATTAGCCCTCGACCTGCCCCTCAGACCGGACTCAGAGGCCAGGTTGGGCTCTGAAACGCCCATCAGGCGAGAGGGTTACAAGTCCCTAGCCTCGAGCATCCTCTTTAACCTCAAAGACAACAGGAAAAGAGTTAAGAGTCGGTACAGCCCACCTAAATTCAGATCATCAGAGATGCCTGATCGCGACACCCAGCCACCACGAGTGGATAACGGCGGCCATACAAACATGGGATCTGAGGGACTTGCTTCAGGCTTAAACACACCGGCCATCTTTAAAGAAGGGTGGGTTTCTTGCAGTCCGGTTTCAAAACAAGCCAACACCCCATGTGTTGATGCTGGGAAACACGATTTCTGTTCGCCCTTGTCCGATGACTATTTAATAACAAATTTATTGCAGACAAAAAGAGAGGCCTTGGGAAGCAGAAATCTAGGTGAAGAGAATTATCTTGCACCTGTAATGCAGATGAAAAACCACAGGAGCCCAATGGTAATCAAGAAAAACTATCCGTCCCTGAATTTGTACAAGAAGGCCTTCACTGCTGATATTGGGCCTGGTCCGCCGCAAGCCCCACAGAAGGCATTAAGTGTCTCTCCCGATAACAGACGCCGTCTTTTAAAGCAAACAAAGGAACCTTTGCCAGATGCACCAAAGGGGGAAGCTGTCAACGCAGCGCTTTCACCAAATATTGTTCAACGACTGTCACCCAAAATAGCAGCAGATGTTAAAGTACCATCTCCCTATAAACAGGAGAAAGAGAGCTTGGCTTATAAACAATACCTACCAGAAAACACCAGTAGCTCGGAAACCCAATCAAAAGACTTTGCACAGTTCATAGCTGTTAATGATAAAGATGCCAGTTCCCATCCTCTAAGTACGATGGATGTCATTAATGCAGCCAGGGACGCAATAAATGCAGAAAAAAACAAGGCGAGTCACTCGAGTCACATCAAAAACATGATTTCAGAGCCCAAAAGAAAACTGACCAAGAGAAACACAGATAACTCAAAAGAAGATATAATTGAAGACAGGTCCGCTATGGATCATCACTTCCATCAAAATAAAACGGGTGGATTAAATGACATCGTTTCTGAAAATACTACTGTCAAAAGAAATCCCCCACCAGTGCCAAAGCGAAATTTCACTAAATCGGATATTATACCTACTCTTGAGAAACTATCAGACTTACCAAGCCCAACTGATGAATACCTGATCGAGAGAGATCCGTGCAATGCTAAAAATGATTATATACCGAAATATGTAAGTGATTCTGTAAGGAAGGATGCCAGAAAGAAACATGTATTTTCTGCGAGGCAGAACAATTATATCAAAACTCAAAGACACGCAGAGAGGGAGGACGAGCAGGAAGAAGTTCATAACGAATGTAAAAATAAAGTGAGAATAGGTTTGGGAAAGAAGGAAGAGATGATGAGAGACAGTGGGCACATCATTAATGATTTGAATGCTTTAAAAGAGCTGGAAAGGGCGAGACGAGGCGATGTTCTCGATAAAGCAAGGGAAAGACGAGGGTCTATTAACATAGATGAAGAGACGAAGGCAAAGAACGACCTGATCTCCAGGGAGCTGAGAAATATCAAAAAGGGGATGTTATCCATGAGGGGTAACACACAAGCCAAAAGGGACATGTTTACAAAGAAAGAACAAGAACGTAACAAGCAGGAGGGTTTCCCAAAGCTAGATAACCATGTTGTTCTCAACAAAGCAATTATAAATGACAATTATGACCGAGCAAAAATGGCACTTGAGGAAGTCATATCGGAAAGACAAAAGTATAAATCGTTGAAGGAAAAGGACACAGACCCGTTGTTAGCAgaaaacactgctgctgagcaTGATTATGCACAGAGTCAAGAGCAACGTGAGACGGTTTTGCAAAATTTCACGGCAGATGCAAAGGAAAATCAAAATGGCCGTATGCTTGCACTTAGAGATATGGAGCTCAAAGAGAGGTTAGGTGATCTGAGGGATcataatcaaatcaaacataTTCTGTCACAGACTGAAACTAGGCCCGGTGCAGGTCATCAGTTGTGCGGAATGGTCCCTCTGCCAGGTATAAATGCAGTCAGTGGTGACTTGAAAAAACGGCTAGCGAGCAACTCTAACGATTTAAACAATGGAATAGAACAACTCAACGATGCAAGGCACATCCCTGATTTAGAGCTGAAAAACAATTTAGTAAGACCCAAAACATCTGAGGAAAACGGGAAACAATTGTTGAAAGAGAATAAAGAAAATCTGAAGACGAAGGATGTACCTCCTGTGCCACCTGTTCCACCGAGGAGCAAAAAAGGAGTTACTAGAAAGGATGAGGAGGATAATATAAAAGAGTCTGGAAGCGCTATGGATGGAACTGAGGAGGACTTCTCCATTAAAGACGGTCCTAAAGATAAAAGACCCTCTATTACGGATGTTAATACAGACTCAGAAAGGGAAGAACAAAATAGAGAAACCTTCAATCATAAGCTTGGGAAAAAGAATGAGAAGACAAACTCAACAGTTGAGGGACATCCAATCCTACCTGAATGTGTTACGTCTTCTGAGCTGCGGACCAAAAATGTCTCTGTCTCACCAagagaggaaagaaggaaagaaataaCATACAGCCAAGAGAGTCTTTGCAGTCTTGGATCACCGCGGAAGGTTAAGCGCAAGGCCCCACTAAGGCCGGATGATGTATGCCCAGTAGAGCCCTTGAACCAAGAAAGTATTGTCCTAACAGAAAAAACAGGAACTACAAATCTGATAACAGCCGAGGCTGATCAAACAACCAAAGCCGAAGTGATACCGGATCAGGTGGCTGCCATTGACATACCTATAAACATTGTGTCTCCTCTACTGTTAGTAAATGGCTATAATATTAACCAAAGCCCTCCTGATCAAGCTAGTCTTTCATCAAAGTCGTCTTATTTCTCTGTGGAGAGTGCTGGACACAGAAACAATGACGTTTATCACTCTTTGGAGAATTTGACTGCAGGGTTGGAGGAAAATGACGGAGAGCCTATTAATGTCTTGGGAAACCTCAATAACGATTCAGTATCGACAGGAACAGAGCTTGTCTCTGTATGGGAACGGGAGACAGAAGTTTGCAAGCCGTTATTAAAAACTCCTGGTACAGAGAAAGAAGAAGCGGACCGGGAGGTTGGCAGGCACAGAGCTGGggaaggtggagagggaggaatcGAGAGTCTTATAAGCCAACAGACAAAGGAAAAGACAATCAATTCAACACCCATGTCTCCTGCAAGCACTCTCTCTTCGCCATCTTTGGACATCCCTGCCTTATTCATCGTCAAAGATAACACATTCTCTAACAAACCAGTAAAGCCAGTGCATCTCTGGTTGCCGAAAGAACATCTCAACGGTTCGGAATTGTGTGCAATAAATCACGTAAAGAAGAATCTCCCACCGGGTAGCAACACTGCCATCGGCCAGTAG
- the LOC130370863 gene encoding bone morphogenetic protein 2-like, translated as MTKRGVRVWLLVALHLHLRCAVDALAFPHEGLQRHSKEGKPTTTTTISAQEKFDRIFHLKETLQKPPSPPHKQAPQFMVDLFNAVSKSAGTPLCQKDILKGNIVRSFEDKGHTGERFHFFNLSSFSRDERMIKAEFRWFRQKQKHYFKSLGPHVYKVDVYEVLESRVRPWRGNLITTRLVPLYTQGWEVFNVTQTVSKWIGDRQENNGILVVTTLPSGAWLEAAAEHQRTDRNAYLVVFSDDARTELTGNTSIHHGHGNAPPSNDHHDRKRRAIPAFLRGRPQPCQRVPLFVDFEEIGWAGWIISPRGYNANHCKGSCPFPLGESLRATNHATVQSIMHALKLSDDVGSPCCVPDKLQSISLLYFDDEENVVLKQYDDMVAVSCGCH; from the exons atgacAAAACGAGGTGTGCGCGTCTGGTTGCTCGtggctctccatctccatctcaggTGCGCGGTGGACGCGCTCGCATTTCCGCACGAAGGCCTGCAGAGACACTCTAAAGAGGGGAAACCCACCACCACGACGACCATATCGGCTCAGGAGAAATTCGACCGGATTTTCCACCTGAAGGAGACGCTCCAGAAGCCCCCCTCGCCGCCCCACAAGCAGGCGCCCCAGTTCATGGTGGATCTTTTCAACGCCGTGTCCAAGTCCGCGGGCACCCCGCTGTGCCAAAAGGATATCCTAAAAGGCAACATCGTGAGGAGCTTTGAGGATAAAG GTCATACGGGAGAGAGGTTTCACTTCTTCAACCTCTCGTCGTTCAGCAGAGACGAGCGGATGATCAAAGCGGAATTCCGATGGTTCAGGCAGAAACAGAAGCATTACTTCAAGTCCTTAGGGCCGCACGTATATAAG GTGGACGTGTACGAGGTTTTGGAGAGCCGGGTGAGGCCGTGGAGAGGGAACCTCATCACGACCCGGTTGGTGCCCCTCTACACCCAAGGGTGGGAGGTCTTCAACGTCACTCAAACG GTGTCCAAGTGGATCGGGGACCGCCAGGAGAACAACGGTATCCTGGTGGTGACCACCCTTCCGTCAGGCGCCTGGCTGGAGGCCGCGGCCGAGCACCAACGCACCGACCGCAACGCCTACCTGGTGGTGTTCTCCGACGACGCGAGGACGGAGCTCACCGgcaacacatccatccatcacg GTCATGGGAACGCCCCTCCGAGCAACGACCACCACGACAGGAAACGGAGAGCGATCCCCGCCTTCCTCCGCGGGCGCCCGCAGCCCTGCCAGAGGGTTCCCCTCTTCGTTGACTTCGAGGAAATTGGTTGGGCGGGCTGGATCATATCCCCGAGGGGCTACAACGCCAACCACTGCAAGGGCTCCTGCCCCTTCCCGCTTGGGGAGAGCCTGCGCGCCACCAACCACGCCACCGTGCAGTCCATCATGCACGCACTCAAGCTGTCCGACGACGTGGGCTCCCCCTGCTGCGTGCCGGACAAACTGCAGTCCATCAGCCTGCTGTACTTCGACGACGAGGAGAACGTGGTTCTGAAGCAGTATGATGATATGGTGGCGGTGAGCTGCGGGTGTCACTGA